In Uloborus diversus isolate 005 unplaced genomic scaffold, Udiv.v.3.1 scaffold_809, whole genome shotgun sequence, one genomic interval encodes:
- the LOC129233925 gene encoding zinc finger protein 678-like, translating into MVFSKVSNLKDHGKFHTGEKPFACELCSRVFSRISNLKLHVRIHTGEKPYKCEFCSKEFTQMGHLKGHRRTHTGEKPFSCEQCSKVFTNALNLKNHLRTHTGEKPFTCEHCSMAFADGSNLKKHVRIHTGEKPYKCEICSREFSEIGHMKRHWMTHTRERTFSCEQCSKAFFSASNLKRHLRTHTVEKPFACEHCSMVFSKALYLKDHVRIHIGEKPYKCEICFKEFPEIRPLERHRKTHTGERTFSCEQCSKAFFSASNLKKHLRIHTGEKPFACEHCSKVFADGSKLKNHVRIHTGEKPYKCEICSKEFSELGHLKRHRRTHTGEKPFSCEQCSKAYASASSFKKHLRNHAG; encoded by the coding sequence atggtattttctaaagtttcaaatttaaaagatcATGGAAAAtttcatactggcgagaaaccattCGCCTGTGAACTTTGCTCAAGAGTATTTTctcgaatttcaaatttaaaattacatgtgagaattcatactggagagaaaccatATAAGTGTGAATTTTGCTCTAAGGAGTTTACTCAAATGGGACACTTGAAAGGGCACCGGAGGactcatactggcgaaaaaccatttTCCTGTGAACAGTGCTCAAAGGTATTTACCAACGCTTTGAATTTAAAGAATCATCTGAGAactcatactggcgagaaaccattcacttgtgaacattgctcaaTGGCATTTGCTGATGGTTCGAATCTAAAAAAGCATGTAAGAattcatactggcgagaaaccatatAAGTGTGAAATTTGTTCTAGGGAGTTTTCTGAAATAGGACACATGAAAAGACATTGGATGACCCATACTCGCGAACGAACATTTTCCTGTGAACAATGCTCAAAGGCATTTTTTAGCGCTTCAAATTTAAAGAGGCATCTGAGAACGCACACTGTCGAGAAACCCTtcgcctgtgaacattgctcaatgGTATTTTCTAAAGCTTTATATTTAAAAGATCATGTGAGAATTCATATTGGCGAAAAACCATATAAGTGTGAAATTTGTTTTAAGGAGTTTCCTGAAATACGGCCCCTGGAAAGACACCGGAAAACCCATACTGGTGAAAGAACATTTTCCTGTGAACAATGCTCAAAGGCATTTTTTAGCGCTTCAAATTTAAAGAAGCATCTGAgaatccatactggcgagaaacccttcgcctgtgaacattgctcaaaggtATTTGCAGATGGTTCAAAGCTAAAAAATCATGTAAGAattcatactggcgaaaaaccatataAGTGTGAAATTTGTTCTAAGGAGTTTTCTGAACTAGGACACCTGAAAAGACACCGGAGgacccatactggcgaaaaaccatttTCCTGTGAACAATGCTCAAAGGCATATGCTAGTGCTTCAAGCTTCAAGAAACATCTGAGAAATCATGCTGGCTAG